A portion of the Bubalus kerabau isolate K-KA32 ecotype Philippines breed swamp buffalo chromosome 1, PCC_UOA_SB_1v2, whole genome shotgun sequence genome contains these proteins:
- the LOC129631264 gene encoding olfactory receptor 56 produces MGIWLNQSSIDGFILLGIFSHSQADFALFSVVMVVFTVALCGNVLLICLIYMDPQLHTPMYFFLSQLSLMDLLLVCDIVPKMAFNFLSGRKFISFVGCAIQIGFFVSLVGSEGLLLGLMAYDRYVAINHPLHYPILMSQRICLQIAGSSWTFGIIDGMIQMVGAISLPYCGPRNVDHFFCEVPALLKVACVDTSIFDSLLFACCVFMLLLPFSIIVASYARILGAVLHMHSAHARKKSLATCSSHLTAVSLFYGAAMFIYLRPRRYRAPSHDKVVSVFYTVLTPMLNPLIYSLRNREVMGALKKGLDHCRVGNWH; encoded by the coding sequence ATGGGGATATGGTTGAACCAATCATCCATAGATGGCTTCATTCTCTTGGGCATCTTTTCTCATAGCCAGGCTGATTTTGCCCTATTCTCTGTGGTTATGGTGGTCTTCACAGTAGCCCTCTGTGGGAATGTCCTCCTCATCTGCCTCATCTACATGGATCCTCAACTTCATacacccatgtacttcttcctcagccAGCTCTCCCTCATGGACCTCCTGTTGGTCTGTGACATTGTGCCCAAGATGGCATTCAACTTCTTGTCTGGCAGGAAGTTCATCTCCTTTGTGGGTTGTGCCATACAAATTGGATTTTTTGTCTCTCTCGTGGGATCTGAAGGGCTCTTGCTGGGACTCATGGcttatgaccgctatgtggccattaACCACCCACTTCACTATCCCATCCTCATGAGCCAGAGGATCTGTCTCCAGATTGCTGGGAGTTCATGGACTTTTGGGATAATAGATGGAATGATACAAATGGTGGGAGCCATAAGCTTACCCTACTGTGGCCCAAGGAATGTGGATCATTTCTTCTGTGAGGTTCCAGCTTTATTGAAAGTAGCCTGTGTAGACACATCCATTTTTGATTCCCTGCTTTTTGCTTGCTGTGTCTTCATGCTGCTCCTGCCCTTCTCCATCATTGTGGCTTCCTATGCTCGAATTTTGGGGGCTGTGCTCCATATGCACTCTGCTCATGCTCGTAAAAAGTCTCTGGCCACCTGTTCTTCCCACCTTACTGCTGTGTCCCTCTTCTATGGGGCAGCCATGTTCATCTACCTTAGGCCTAGGCGCTATCGGGCCCCAAGCCATGACAAGGTGGTCTCTGTCTTCTATACAGTCCTAACACCTATGCTCAACCCTCTCATTTATAGCTTGAGAAATCGGGAGGTGATGGGTGCCTTGAAGAAGGGGCTGGATCACTGCAGGGTTGGCAACTGGCACTGA